The Solirubrobacterales bacterium genome has a window encoding:
- a CDS encoding GtrA family protein gives MRQVEEAQPAAPAALGRSERARDATARAADWTWQLALRIHLGTRKPENWAKLFKFGVIGVSGYVINLAVFAALNEAFGVHHILAAVGAFCVAVTNNFVWNRHWTFRAAGGHAGFQAARFLTVSVLALGVNLILLYLLVDIAGGPEVPSQAISVAAAMPFNFIGNKLWTFGEGR, from the coding sequence GTGAGGCAGGTCGAGGAGGCCCAGCCGGCGGCGCCGGCGGCCCTCGGTCGGAGCGAGCGGGCCCGAGACGCCACCGCCCGTGCCGCGGATTGGACCTGGCAGCTCGCCCTTCGCATCCACCTCGGTACCCGAAAGCCGGAGAACTGGGCAAAGCTGTTCAAGTTCGGCGTCATCGGCGTCAGCGGTTATGTGATCAACCTTGCCGTCTTCGCCGCCCTCAACGAAGCTTTCGGCGTTCACCACATCCTCGCCGCGGTGGGGGCTTTCTGCGTCGCCGTGACCAACAACTTCGTCTGGAACCGCCATTGGACGTTCCGAGCCGCCGGGGGCCACGCGGGCTTTCAGGCGGCGCGCTTCCTGACCGTCAGCGTCCTGGCCCTGGGCGTAAACCTGATCCTGCTGTATCTCCTGGTTGACATCGCCGGAGGGCCCGAGGTTCCCTCGCAGGCGATCTCGGTGGCCGCTGCGATGCCTTTCAACTTCATCGGCAACAAGCTGTGGACCTTCGGCGAAGGGCGCTGA
- a CDS encoding TIGR00282 family metallophosphoesterase: protein MRVLFIADIVGSPGRDGLAAAMPELRQRYSPDLVIANGENSAGGLGITEKTANALFEIGVDVITTGNHVYRHRQAYEFLDRSDRVVRPANYPVGNPGRGATIVEAAGKRVGVLNLSGAVQLRVARSPFAEADAQLSELTDKADAVIVDFHAEVTSEKVAMGWHLDGRVAACLGTHTHVPTADARILPGGTAFITDVGMTGSRAGVIGVRREQALEGFRTQMPVKFDTADEDVWVNAVAVKVRDDGLSESIEQVLVPAPP from the coding sequence GTGCGCGTCCTCTTCATCGCCGACATCGTGGGCAGTCCCGGCCGAGACGGGCTCGCCGCAGCGATGCCCGAGCTTCGCCAGCGATACTCGCCCGACCTCGTGATCGCCAACGGCGAGAACTCCGCAGGTGGCCTCGGGATCACCGAGAAGACGGCCAACGCGCTGTTCGAGATCGGCGTCGACGTGATCACCACCGGCAACCACGTCTACCGCCATCGGCAGGCGTATGAGTTCCTCGACCGCTCCGACCGAGTGGTTCGCCCGGCCAACTACCCGGTTGGAAATCCCGGACGTGGGGCGACGATCGTCGAGGCTGCGGGGAAGCGCGTGGGCGTGCTGAACCTGAGCGGCGCGGTCCAGCTCCGGGTCGCCCGCTCCCCGTTCGCCGAGGCTGACGCGCAGCTCTCCGAGCTCACAGACAAGGCGGACGCGGTGATCGTCGACTTCCACGCCGAGGTGACCAGCGAAAAGGTGGCGATGGGGTGGCACCTCGACGGCCGAGTGGCCGCCTGCCTCGGAACCCACACCCACGTCCCCACCGCGGACGCGCGGATCCTGCCGGGTGGCACGGCGTTCATCACCGACGTCGGGATGACGGGTTCGCGTGCGGGCGTGATCGGGGTGCGCCGCGAGCAGGCGCTGGAGGGCTTCCGCACCCAGATGCCCGTGAAGTTCGATACCGCCGACGAGGACGTGTGGGTCAACGCCGTGGCCGTCAAGGTACGCGACGATGGGCTGTCGGAGTCGATCGAGCAGGTGCTGGTTCCGGCGCCACCGTAG
- a CDS encoding ABC transporter ATP-binding protein, giving the protein MALPDDPIPFLGVFGESATTGRSTDGRVVIETQGLVKRFGEREALKGVSFAAHRGELLAVIGPNGAGKTTLLSILAGIRRQDGGTVSRDPGEIGWIPQQAALYRRLTVAENLRLFAHLEKVPDADAAVDEMLEQTGLGERRDDQVGTLSGGNQQRINIAIGLLARPVVLLLDEPSAGLDPRQRERLWEFVLGLAGAGTTVIFSTHNIAEAERYGQRLLVLADGEALFDGTSNDLHAAVPESGARDFEQAFVAFLRDRGH; this is encoded by the coding sequence ATGGCATTGCCGGACGACCCAATACCGTTCCTCGGCGTGTTCGGTGAATCCGCCACCACCGGCCGCTCCACCGACGGCCGGGTGGTGATCGAGACCCAGGGGCTGGTGAAGCGCTTCGGTGAGCGCGAGGCCCTCAAGGGGGTCAGCTTCGCTGCGCATCGGGGGGAGCTGCTGGCGGTGATCGGCCCCAACGGCGCCGGCAAGACCACACTGCTCTCGATTCTCGCGGGGATCCGGCGCCAGGACGGCGGCACCGTCAGCCGGGATCCCGGCGAGATCGGCTGGATCCCGCAACAGGCGGCGCTCTACCGGCGTCTGACCGTGGCGGAGAACCTGCGTCTGTTCGCGCACCTCGAAAAGGTCCCTGATGCGGATGCGGCGGTCGACGAGATGCTCGAGCAGACTGGCCTCGGCGAGCGCCGCGACGACCAGGTGGGGACCCTGTCGGGCGGAAACCAGCAGCGGATCAACATCGCGATCGGCCTCCTTGCTCGGCCCGTGGTCCTGCTGCTGGACGAGCCCAGCGCCGGGCTCGACCCCCGTCAGCGGGAGCGCCTTTGGGAGTTCGTGTTGGGCCTTGCGGGGGCCGGCACGACGGTGATCTTCTCCACGCACAACATCGCCGAGGCCGAGCGCTATGGCCAGCGGCTGCTCGTGCTTGCAGATGGCGAGGCTCTTTTCGATGGCACCTCGAACGATCTGCACGCGGCCGTTCCCGAGTCGGGCGCCCGCGACTTCGAGCAGGCATTCGTCGCCTTTCTGCGAGATCGAGGTCATTGA
- a CDS encoding ABC transporter permease gives MRWLFIKDLQILRRSPLVTTLLVVYPAVIAVLIGFALSRGPETPRVAFLNEVPQGQTLVLAGTEFDIAGARTELCARIDCIPVSNEDEARDMVRSGDALAALILPSDLIDRLESLSTLSPSQPTVRVLVNEEDPIKARLVDDRISSLVTQANLRISKQVTRISANYLRLLLEGGNFNLLGQTLNVLGLKNTERILEALRPELPADSPSAGALDRVIQFSRLARQNLNLASPVLGAIAHPIDVQKEVISGSPPSLDSFAIAVAVTVTLMFVTVLLVAGSLALEREENAFPRLTRGLVGRTALLVEKVGLGVALSLLVTLLMVAGLALFVDVDWARFPLFGAAIVAGGAAFAAFGAAIGGAAREVRASSLLAFMISLPVAFISLVGSGTVSPTLYDVIKVIRALFPFDPALDAISGGLEAAGPGLGAAVLHLAILTAAYGVLARLALRRFAA, from the coding sequence GTGCGCTGGCTGTTCATCAAGGACCTTCAGATCCTGCGCCGTTCGCCCTTGGTCACGACGCTGCTCGTCGTTTATCCGGCCGTGATCGCCGTGCTGATCGGCTTTGCGCTGTCGCGGGGGCCGGAGACGCCCCGGGTTGCTTTCCTCAACGAGGTCCCCCAGGGCCAGACGCTGGTGCTTGCCGGGACGGAGTTCGATATCGCCGGCGCACGCACCGAGCTCTGCGCGCGAATTGACTGCATTCCCGTGTCCAACGAGGATGAGGCACGCGACATGGTCCGCTCGGGTGACGCGCTGGCGGCCCTGATCCTGCCCTCGGACCTGATCGACAGGCTCGAATCGCTGAGCACGCTCTCGCCCTCGCAGCCGACCGTGCGAGTGCTGGTCAACGAGGAGGACCCCATCAAGGCGCGGCTGGTGGACGATCGCATCAGCTCTTTGGTAACGCAGGCCAACCTCAGGATCTCGAAGCAGGTGACGCGGATCTCGGCCAATTACCTTCGCCTCCTGCTCGAAGGGGGGAACTTCAACCTGCTCGGGCAGACGTTGAACGTGCTGGGTCTCAAGAACACAGAGCGCATCCTCGAGGCGCTGCGGCCGGAGCTCCCTGCCGACAGCCCGTCCGCCGGCGCGCTCGACCGGGTGATTCAGTTCTCCCGGCTCGCGCGCCAGAACCTGAACCTCGCCAGTCCGGTGCTGGGCGCCATCGCCCACCCGATCGACGTTCAAAAGGAGGTCATCTCGGGCTCGCCGCCCAGCCTCGACTCGTTCGCGATCGCTGTGGCCGTGACGGTGACCCTGATGTTCGTCACCGTGCTGCTGGTTGCAGGCTCGCTGGCGCTCGAGCGCGAGGAGAACGCCTTCCCGCGGCTTACCCGCGGACTGGTGGGACGGACGGCGCTCCTGGTGGAGAAGGTGGGGCTGGGAGTGGCGCTATCGCTCCTGGTCACCCTGCTGATGGTGGCCGGCCTGGCGCTCTTTGTGGACGTCGATTGGGCCCGCTTCCCCTTGTTCGGGGCGGCGATCGTGGCGGGCGGCGCCGCCTTCGCCGCCTTCGGAGCAGCGATCGGCGGGGCGGCTCGCGAGGTCCGGGCCAGCTCCCTGCTCGCCTTCATGATCTCGCTGCCGGTTGCCTTCATCTCCCTGGTCGGCTCGGGCACTGTCAGTCCCACCCTGTACGACGTGATCAAGGTGATCCGTGCGCTGTTCCCGTTCGACCCGGCGCTGGACGCGATCTCGGGAGGCCTGGAGGCGGCCGGGCCCGGTCTCGGCGCGGCGGTTCTTCACCTGGCGATCCTCACTGCGGCCTACGGAGTGCTGGCGCGCCTGGCGTTGCGCCGCTTTGCTGCCTGA
- the hemB gene encoding porphobilinogen synthase has translation MSFPATRMRRLRRTRALRDLVRETELSPRHLVQPLFVVAGEGVREEVPAMPGIERFSISELVAEATELQAAGIGAVILFGIPASKDEAGSGAYDPEGVVQMAVRALKDAHPDLVVITDVCLCEYTSHGHCGVVRDGEVDNDLTLELLAKTAVSLADAGADVVAPSDMMDGRVGVIRTQLDDEGHQNVAIVAYSAKYASAFYGPFREAAESTPEFGDRRGYQMDPANALEGLREAKLDLAEGADVLMVKPATPYLDVIRLVKEETEAPVAAFHVSGEYSMLKAAARNGWLDERSAVLETLTAIRRAGADLVFTYYAKEAAGWL, from the coding sequence GTGAGCTTTCCCGCCACCCGCATGCGGAGGCTTCGGCGCACGAGGGCCCTGCGCGATCTCGTGCGAGAGACCGAGCTTTCGCCGCGCCACCTGGTGCAGCCCCTGTTCGTCGTCGCCGGCGAGGGAGTGCGCGAAGAGGTCCCCGCGATGCCGGGCATCGAGCGCTTCTCGATCTCGGAACTGGTGGCCGAGGCGACTGAGCTTCAGGCTGCCGGGATCGGCGCCGTGATCCTGTTCGGCATCCCGGCTTCCAAGGACGAGGCGGGCTCGGGCGCGTACGACCCCGAGGGCGTCGTACAGATGGCCGTTCGGGCGCTCAAAGACGCCCACCCCGACCTGGTCGTGATCACCGACGTCTGCCTGTGCGAGTACACGTCACACGGCCACTGCGGAGTGGTTCGCGACGGCGAGGTCGACAACGACCTGACCCTGGAGCTGCTCGCGAAGACGGCCGTCTCCCTCGCCGATGCCGGGGCGGACGTGGTGGCGCCCAGCGACATGATGGACGGCCGCGTGGGAGTGATCCGCACCCAGCTCGACGATGAGGGCCACCAGAACGTCGCGATCGTCGCCTACAGCGCCAAGTACGCCTCGGCGTTCTACGGGCCGTTCCGCGAGGCCGCGGAGTCCACTCCGGAGTTCGGGGATCGCCGCGGATACCAGATGGACCCGGCGAACGCCCTGGAGGGACTCCGCGAGGCGAAGCTCGACCTCGCCGAGGGCGCGGACGTGCTCATGGTGAAGCCCGCCACTCCCTACCTCGACGTGATCCGCCTGGTGAAGGAGGAGACGGAGGCCCCGGTGGCCGCGTTCCACGTTTCCGGCGAGTACTCGATGCTGAAGGCCGCGGCCCGCAACGGCTGGCTGGACGAGCGATCCGCGGTGCTCGAGACGCTGACCGCCATCCGCCGGGCCGGCGCCGATCTGGTGTTCACCTACTACGCGAAGGAAGCCGCGGGTTGGCTCTGA
- a CDS encoding Lrp/AsnC family transcriptional regulator: MPLDAADKLLLNLLQSSFPLEPEPFAGIAKQAELPVDEVQARTQRLLDERIIREITPIFDTRALGYASMLVAAKVDSANPQRAAQIISEHPGVSHNYLRTHEFNLWFTIATPPDSTLGIERTLEVLRAETGAESIRQLPTLTLFKINMNLEMEQGTEALAAAVDATPPRELVAQPYDELDVAVIRALQGPMAVSDRPYDRAAEQVGMGTDGFLEHLAKMVERKLLRRVAAILYHRRAGFSANGMGVWRVSSDQVLEVGRSMAAVRGISHCYERPTYPDWPYSLFTMAHGRSKPECDAILDRIADEHGLHGDDRAVLYSSTEFKKVRLLYFTEDHANWEAQHS, encoded by the coding sequence GTGCCGCTGGACGCGGCCGACAAGCTCCTGTTGAACCTGCTCCAGTCGAGCTTTCCGCTGGAGCCCGAGCCGTTCGCGGGCATCGCCAAGCAGGCGGAGCTGCCTGTGGATGAGGTTCAGGCGCGCACGCAGCGGCTCCTCGACGAACGGATCATCCGCGAGATCACGCCGATCTTCGACACCCGGGCGCTCGGCTATGCGTCGATGCTGGTCGCCGCCAAGGTCGACTCCGCCAACCCCCAGCGCGCCGCACAAATCATCAGCGAACACCCAGGCGTCTCCCACAACTACCTCCGCACCCACGAGTTCAACCTCTGGTTCACGATCGCCACGCCCCCTGACTCCACCCTGGGGATCGAGCGCACTTTGGAGGTGCTCAGGGCCGAGACCGGCGCCGAGTCGATCCGCCAGCTCCCCACCCTGACTCTGTTCAAGATCAACATGAACCTCGAGATGGAGCAGGGGACCGAGGCGCTGGCGGCGGCGGTTGACGCCACGCCGCCGCGGGAGCTGGTCGCACAGCCCTACGACGAGCTGGACGTGGCCGTGATCCGCGCTCTCCAGGGGCCGATGGCAGTGTCGGATCGTCCCTACGACCGTGCGGCTGAGCAGGTCGGCATGGGCACCGACGGGTTCTTGGAGCACCTGGCGAAGATGGTCGAGCGAAAGCTCCTGCGGCGTGTGGCGGCGATCCTCTACCACCGGCGGGCCGGATTCTCGGCCAACGGGATGGGGGTGTGGCGAGTCTCCTCGGATCAGGTGCTCGAGGTCGGCAGGAGCATGGCTGCGGTGCGGGGCATCTCCCACTGCTACGAGCGACCCACGTATCCAGACTGGCCGTATTCGTTGTTCACGATGGCGCACGGGCGCTCGAAGCCTGAGTGCGACGCCATCCTCGACCGGATCGCCGACGAGCATGGACTGCACGGCGACGACCGCGCAGTCCTCTACTCCTCCACCGAGTTCAAGAAGGTGAGGCTGCTCTATTTCACGGAGGACCACGCGAACTGGGAGGCTCAGCACTCCTGA
- the hemL gene encoding glutamate-1-semialdehyde 2,1-aminomutase produces the protein MSTAGSPGPESPGKRSEELYRRALGLMPGGVNSPVRAMRSIGRDHPVFVERGEGSELVDVDGNRYVDWVCSWGPLILGHAHPGVVNAVRQAAERGTSYGAPTEGEVELAEEVGRRFGSVEMLRMVNSGTEASMSAVRLARAATGRGLVVKFAGAYHGHVDGLLAEAGSGLATQGIPASPGVTAAQASEVIVVPWNDREAVAAAVAQQPVAAILAEPVAANMGVVPPVDGFLGFLREQADAGGALLVFDEVITGFRVARGGAQDLYGVDADLTIMGKVLGGGLPAAAYGGRRELMEQVAPAGDVYQAGTLAGNPLAVAAGLATLRELDPDAYERLAELTDSLASALRGAARNRPVQVASVCGLVTPFFSAAPVHDFSGAAACDLEAYGRFCRALLERGIYPPASQFEAWFVSLAHDEAAIAKTATAASEAFAEALS, from the coding sequence CTGAGCACCGCAGGCTCCCCGGGGCCCGAGTCACCAGGTAAGAGGTCTGAGGAGCTGTATCGCCGCGCGCTTGGCTTGATGCCGGGTGGCGTCAACTCGCCGGTGCGCGCGATGCGCTCCATCGGCCGCGACCACCCGGTCTTCGTGGAGCGCGGCGAGGGCTCCGAGCTCGTCGACGTCGACGGCAACCGCTACGTCGACTGGGTCTGCTCCTGGGGGCCGCTGATCCTCGGCCACGCTCATCCCGGCGTGGTGAACGCGGTGCGGCAGGCAGCCGAGCGAGGGACGAGCTACGGGGCGCCCACCGAGGGCGAGGTGGAGCTGGCGGAAGAGGTGGGCCGGCGGTTCGGGTCGGTGGAGATGCTGCGGATGGTCAATTCCGGAACCGAGGCCTCGATGAGCGCCGTGCGGCTGGCTCGAGCGGCGACTGGGCGGGGGCTGGTGGTGAAGTTCGCCGGTGCGTACCACGGGCACGTCGACGGACTCCTCGCAGAGGCCGGCTCCGGGCTGGCGACGCAGGGCATCCCGGCCAGCCCAGGAGTGACGGCGGCGCAGGCCTCCGAGGTGATCGTGGTCCCATGGAACGACCGCGAAGCTGTGGCAGCGGCGGTCGCCCAGCAGCCGGTGGCGGCGATTCTGGCCGAGCCCGTGGCGGCGAACATGGGAGTGGTTCCCCCGGTCGACGGCTTCCTTGGCTTTCTGCGCGAGCAGGCCGACGCAGGTGGGGCGCTGCTCGTGTTCGACGAGGTGATCACGGGTTTCAGGGTGGCGCGGGGGGGTGCCCAGGACCTCTACGGGGTCGACGCCGACCTGACGATCATGGGCAAGGTGCTGGGTGGCGGCTTGCCGGCCGCGGCGTACGGCGGACGGCGGGAGCTGATGGAGCAGGTGGCGCCGGCCGGCGACGTGTACCAGGCCGGCACGCTGGCGGGCAACCCGCTTGCCGTCGCCGCCGGGCTGGCGACGTTGCGCGAGCTCGACCCCGACGCCTACGAGCGCCTGGCCGAGCTCACGGACAGCCTCGCCAGCGCCCTTCGCGGCGCGGCCCGGAACCGGCCCGTGCAGGTCGCGTCGGTCTGCGGGCTCGTAACGCCCTTCTTCAGCGCGGCGCCGGTGCACGACTTCTCTGGCGCCGCGGCGTGTGACCTCGAGGCGTACGGCCGTTTCTGCCGGGCGCTCCTGGAGCGCGGGATCTACCCGCCGGCGTCGCAGTTCGAGGCGTGGTTCGTCTCCCTAGCCCACGACGAGGCGGCGATCGCGAAGACCGCGACCGCCGCCTCGGAGGCGTTTGCGGAGGCGCTGAGCTAG